A genomic window from Silene latifolia isolate original U9 population chromosome Y, ASM4854445v1, whole genome shotgun sequence includes:
- the LOC141634534 gene encoding uncharacterized protein LOC141634534 — protein MSLSALNNKKAKNTLQDERYQLNVTVPAPDLQKVNAYLGCSHCGKRTDYATGEKFKCETCTKDDVVSEPRITFNCEVSDGTERLEITAFTSDTSDMFQMSAADIFHMKHSGDNTSFGKVCDALNNGPLVIEVSPKIALSRNNILQWALRRIVAAPSRDVATYKLPPVDTQEQSTAQETDQEPAVANTKQPAPVARQLHFGEEEQTSNTFTLVDVAVSSDYPSLRKLPASIIPALPENIQLHSTVAEGPTAPTQLDITAATETTPTSATTAITSKIINLPTTPVLKAPKVEKAAACTPETPLQNTPKHNSAKQCTGSPSKKKKAACSSTAGQ, from the exons ATGAGTCTGAGTGCTCTCAACAATAAAAAG GCAAAAAACACCCTTCAAGATGAGCGCTACCAACTAAATGTGACAGTTCCTGCACCAGACCTCCAAAAGGTTAACGCATACTTAGGCTGCTCCCACTGCGGTAAACGAACAGACTATGCAACCGGAGAAAAGTTCAAATGTGAAACCTGCACTAAAGATGATGTAGTCTCAGAACCAAG GATTACCTTCAATTGTGAGGTCTCTGACGGTACAGAACGGTTGGAGATAACAGCATTCACATCAGACACCTCGGATATGTTTCAAATGTCAGCAGCGGATATATTCCATATGAAACACTCG GGCGACAATACATCATTTGGGAAGGTCTGCGATGCGCTCAATAATGGACCATTAGTAATTGAAGTGTCACCAAAGATAGCGCTTTCAAGAAACAATATCTTACAGTGGGCTCTTCGTCGAATTGTTGCTGCCCCATCACGAGATGTGGCCACTTACAAACTCCCACCAGTAGACACACAAGAACAGTCAACGGCTCAAGAAACAGATCAAGAACCAGCTGTGGCCAATACAAAACAACCTGCCCCAGTAGCTAGGCAATTACATTTTGGAGAAGAAGAGCAAACCTCTAACACCTTCACCCTGGTTGATGTGGCAGTTAGTTCTGACTATCCGTCGTTACGAAAACTTCCTGCCTCAATCATCCCAGCTCTTCCTGAAAATATACAATTGCATAGCACGGTTGCTGAAGGCCCGACAGCTCCTACACAGCTTGATATTACTGCAGCTACAGAAACAACTCCGACATCTGCCACCACTGCTATTACCTCTAAAATAATTAACCTGCCAACGACACCTGTTCTAAAAGCACCCAAAGTCGAAAAAGCTGCTGCTTGCACCCCAGAAACCCCATTGCAGAACACTCCAAAGCATAACAGTGCAAAACAATGTACTGGGTCGccttcaaaaaaaaagaaagccGCTTGCAGCTCAACTGCAGGCCAGTAG
- the LOC141634303 gene encoding uncharacterized protein LOC141634303 isoform X3: MPKLAVSLRLGDNMPDMIICTSDANKPEVSQKEEITNGSGSKPRKIWRFARDWELNLTVKDAWQTDGWWESMVIQKQRGGIVRVDFPDQTP, encoded by the exons ATGCCTAAGCTTGCTGTTTCGCTAAGGCTTGGTGATAATATGCCTGATAtg ATTATTTGCACGTCTGACGCAAATAAGCCCGAGGTTTCTCAGAAGGAGGAAATCACCAATGGGAGTGGGTCGAAACCAAGGAAAATATGGCGTTTTGCACGTGACTGGGAATTGAATTTAACGGTCAAAGATGCATGGCAGACCGATGGCTGGTGGGAAAGTATGGTCATCCAGAAACAACGTGGTGGGATTGTCCGTGTTGATTTTCCAG ACCAGACTCCTTAA
- the LOC141630914 gene encoding uncharacterized protein LOC141630914: protein MYNNLFAFSSIGGNYVASTLKGAEQGYGPKDKIISCRQYYCYKLQNRPGNMLLRTGRCFQQYVVDMYVKIENTRLDYFINNQETIRAELYQGIIDTVGTGERRAANVGKRVILPLTFLGGPRDMKKRYLNSMALVHRFGKPDLFVTMTCNPTWPEIKDHLAPGEEAHNRPDLVARVFRAKLLALKKQIVEKHIFGEVAAYVYVVEFQKRGLPHVHFLIILKDGYRLKCPADFDKFVCAEIPSMANPALRKTVLKHMMHGPCGKLNPACSCMKHANSPGCCKYEYPKSYTSDTTVNGAGYPEYRRRNTGEKVLIRDHELDNRWVIPYNPYLLALFDCHLNVEVCSTMHAVKYLYKYIYKGHEKISFSVTDAEEPTTIDEIAQFQSGRWVSPCEAAWRIFGFDLFETHPPVMPLQMHLPNMQTIRLKSTDNLADVIADEKRSRTPLTEFFKKSATKDCPKLLYGEFNEHYRWDTGTRTWEKRRNKVIVIGRLVFVAPAEGERFFLRLLLLHIRGPTSFELLKTVNGYICATFQEAALRHRLLEEEDAAELCMAEACAVQMPTALRRLFSTLLIFAQPKDPSLLWDTHYESLSDDFRLKFPADPRKVSQLTARSVERYLEAMGKTMAEFGLEHLDTCNDDEMRRTRDIFDAFDAAIPKDCTLCKALLNSAQKEAFDTIMEHVRMSKPGAFFVDGPGGTGKTFLYKALYAEVRLMGQIVLPTTSSA, encoded by the exons ATGTACAACAATCTCTTTGCTTTTAGCTCTATTGGCGGAAATTATGTTGCATCCACCCTCAAAG GCGCCGAGCAAGGCTATGGTCCAAAGGATAAAATTATATCGTGCCGGCAATATTACTGCTACAAGTTACAAAACCGCCCCGGTAATATGCTCCTGCGGACAGGTCGGTGCTTCCAACAGTATGTGGTGGACATGTACGTTAAAATTGAAAACACGCGGCTTGATTATTTCATAAATAATCAAGAGACGATAAGGGCTGAATTATACCAGGGAATTATTGATACTGTCGGAACGGGTGAACGTCGTGCAGCGAACGTTGGCAAGAGAGTGATTCTGCCACTGACTTTCTTGGGGGGACCTCGGGACATGAAAAAAAGATACCTGAATTCAATGGCCTTGGTACACAGGTTTGGAAAACCTGACTTGTTTGTCACTATGACATGCAATCCTACCTGGCCCGAAATAAAAGACCACCTAGCACCAGGAGAAGAGGCTCATAATCGGCCGGACTTAGTTGCAAGAGTTTTCCGTGCTAAGCTTTTAGCTCTGAAGAAACAGATTGTGGAAAAGCACATTTTTGGAGAAGTTGCAGCTTACGTATACGTGGTTGAATTCCAGAAAAGAGGCCTCCCCCATGTACACTTCCTGATAATTCTAAAAGATGGGTATAGACTGAAATGTCCGGCagattttgacaaatttgtctgTGCTGAAATACCGTCAATGGCTAACCCTGCCCTCCGTAAGACTGTGCTTAAACACATGATGCACGGTCCTTGTGGCAAACTTAACCCTGCATGTTCATGCATGAAGCATGCTAACAGTCCTGGGTGTTGCAAATACGAATACCCAAAGTCCTACACATCTGACACAACAGTTAATGGTGCTGGATATCCAGAGTATAGAAGGCGGAACACAGGCGAAAAGGTGCTTATTCGGGATCATGAACTAGACAACAGATGGGTTATCCCGTATAACCCGTACTTGTTGGCTTTATTCGATTGTCACCTGAATGTTGAGGTATGCTCAACAATGCATGCAGTCAAATATTTGTATAAGTATATATACAAAGGCCACGAAAAAATTTCCTTTAGTGTTACGGACGCCGAAGAACCCACAACAATAGATGAAATAGCGCAATTCCAATCAGGACGATGGGTATCTCCGTGCGAAGCAGCTTGGCGGATATTCGGATTTGATTTATTTGAAACACACCCACCAGTAATGCCCCTGCAAATGCACCTACCCAACATGCAGACAATACGCCTGAAATCAACAGATAACTTGGCTGATGTAATTGCTGATGAGAAAAGGAGTCGCACCCCTCTTACTGAGTTTTTCAAGAAAAGCGCAACTAAAGACTGCCCCAAACTATTATACGGGGAGTTTAATGAACATTACCGTTGGGATACTGGAACCAGAACTTGGGAAAAAAGGAGAAACAAAGTTATTGTGATTGGCAGGCTTGTTTTTGTAGCACCGGCTGAAGGGGAGCGCTTTTTCCTAAGACTTCTGCTCCTACACATCCGGGGTCCTACATCATTTGAGTTATTGAAAACAGTGAACGGGTATATATGTGCAACATTCCAAGAGGCAGCGCTCCGACACAGGCTGCTTGAAGAAGAAGATGCTGCTGAGCTATGCATGGCGGAGGCTTGCGCAGTACAAATGCCTACAGCACTTCGTcgccttttctcaacattgctcatttTCGCACAACCAAAGGATCCATCATTGTTATGGGATACACACTATGAATCATTGTCAGACGATTTTCGACTAAAGTTCCCAGCCGACCCACGGAAAGTTAGCCAGCTAACAGCTCGTTCAGTGGAGAGGTACTTAGAAGCTATGGGGAAAACTATGGCGGAGTTTGGTCTGGAAcatctagatacttgcaacgatgatGAAATGAGGCGCACTAGAGATATATTTGATGCCTTTGACGCAGCAATACCTAAGGACTGCACGTTATGTAAGGCACTCCTAAATTCAGCTCAGAAGGAGGCGTTTGACACAATTATGGAACATGTACGCATGTCTAAACCAGGTGCATTCTTTGTAGATGGGCCGGGTGGCACTGGTAAAACCTTCCTATACAAAGCGTTGTACGCTGAAGTACGCCTAATGGGGCAGATAGTCCTGCCAACAACATCATCAGCATAG
- the LOC141630913 gene encoding ATP-dependent DNA helicase pfh1-like, producing the protein MSKRQNIESLDHLLRDLCNPEQIFGGKIVVFGGDFRQTLPILPRKSQREVLEASLFSSHLWPKLTKFSLSENLRARDDPEFARFLLALCNGELQTKEYENIELPDGLVRVLDSDDPNPISGLAALAFPELDLGTFDPDIFTNRAILTPLNDDVDAINDALIDKFPGKAVTYTSHDSMLDDTCAVYPAEFINKLNPGGMSPHKLILKENCPVILIRNLQPSLGLCNGTRLICKRFLPNTIECVIMTGQHKGDCVLIPRIKLLASSLTNYPFRFQRNRFPLK; encoded by the coding sequence ATGTCAAAGCGGCAGAATATCGAGTCTCTAGACCATCTGCTCCGAGACTTATGTAACCCAGAACAGATTTTTGGCGGGAAAATCGTTGTGTTTGGCGGTGACTTTAGGCAAACACTTCCAATCCTACCCCGAAAGTCGCAACGTGAGGTATTGGAAGCCAGTTTGTTCAGCTCACACCTCTGGCCAAAGTTAACGAAGTTTAGCTTATCTGAAAATCTCCGAGCAAGAGATGATCCTGAATTTGCACGGTTTTTGCTTGCACTTTGTAACGGCGAGTTGCAAACCAAGGAATATGAAAACATAGAACTACCAGATGGGTTGGTCAGGGTGCTGGACAGCGATGACCCAAACCCGATAAGCGGTTTGGCGGCACTTGCATTTCCAGAATTGGACCTTGGCACATTTGATCCCGACATCTTTACAAATCGAGCGATTCTGACACCGCTAAACGACGATGTAGATGCCATTAACGATGCTCTGATTGACAAGTTCCCCGGCAAGGCTGTAACCTACACAAGCCACGATTCAATGTTAGATGATACCTGTGCAGTTTACCCGGCAGAATTTATCAACAAACTAAATCCTGGTGGAATGAGTCCTCACAAACTGATTCTTAAAGAAAATTGTCCTGTTATTCTGATCCGGAACCTCCAACCATCATTAGGCTTATGCAACGGCACACGCCTGATTTGCAAGAGATTTTTACCGAACACAATTGAATGTGTCATTATGACGGGCCAACACAAAGGAGACTGTGTACTTATACCACGCATCAAGCTTCTCGCCTCCTCCTTGACTAACTATCCTTTTCGCTTTCAAAGAAATCGGTTCCCTTTAAAGTGA
- the LOC141634303 gene encoding uncharacterized protein LOC141634303 isoform X2 encodes MPKLAVSLRLGDNMPDMIICTSDANKPEVSQKEEITNGSGSKPRKIWRFARDWELNLTVKDAWQTDGWWESMVIQKQRGGIVRVDFPGTLAAVLF; translated from the exons ATGCCTAAGCTTGCTGTTTCGCTAAGGCTTGGTGATAATATGCCTGATAtg ATTATTTGCACGTCTGACGCAAATAAGCCCGAGGTTTCTCAGAAGGAGGAAATCACCAATGGGAGTGGGTCGAAACCAAGGAAAATATGGCGTTTTGCACGTGACTGGGAATTGAATTTAACGGTCAAAGATGCATGGCAGACCGATGGCTGGTGGGAAAGTATGGTCATCCAGAAACAACGTGGTGGGATTGTCCGTGTTGATTTTCCAG GCACACTGGCAGCTGTACTGTTCTAG